The genomic DNA TCTGTACATGACCCTCCAGGGGACGTACCAGAGTGGGACGGTGCTAGACTTGCTCTGGCCGCTCTGCTGCCTGTGTTTGGGGCTGGGTGGTCGTGGCCTGGCGCTACACATGGCATCGAATCGCCTCCACCCCCCGGACAGCCTCCAAGACGAAAGCGCACTCAGCACGCCCGGGCGCACCGCCATCCCCTACCTGCTCGTCCCCTTCTCCGGCATCTTTTTCTTCACGTCGCTCCTGGAGCACCAAGACCAGACCATCGAGATGATCGGGATGTGTATCAGTGGGGCCCTGCTGGTGGGGCTGATTCTGCTGCGGCAGTTTATCGCGCTCCAGGACAACTGGCAGCTCGTGCGCAAGACCCAAGAAGATGCCCACTCCCTCAAGAGCCTCAATGCGGAGCTCCGCGCGACCCAAGCCGAGCTTGTCCACTCCGCGAAGATGGCCTCTCTCGGTACTCTCTCCGCCGGGGTTGCCCACGAGCTCAATCAGCCTATCGCCATTGTTCGCGGAATCTCCCAGCAGCTTCAGGACGAGCCAGATCTCTCGACGTTCGTGCTGGAGGACCTCCAGCAGATCGAGAAGCAGACTGGGCGCATGATGCGCATCATCACCCACCTGCGGACCTTCTGCCGCACCGAGGGCCACGACACCAGTACCAGCTCTCTGAGCACTCTGATCGACAACTGCATGATCTTGATCGGTGCCCAGCTCAAGGCGCGGGGTGTGGCCGTGACTATTACCGCTCCCCCCGAGCCCATGGAGGTCTATGCCAATGCCAATGAGATCGAGCAGATTCTCCTGAACCTAGTCACCAATGCCCGCGATGCTCTTGAGAACACTCCCAACCCGGAGCTGCGCTTGACAATCTCCTGCACCCAGGATTTTGTTGTCTTGCAGTGCGCCGACAATGGCCCTGGGATCGCCCCCGATGCCCTCCTCCATCTCTTTGAGCCCTTCTTCACAACCAAAGAAGTGGGCAAGGGCATGGGGCTAGGTCTCTCTATCAGCGAGAACCTCGCCAAGAAAAATGGCGGTAGCCTCACCGCCCACTCGGAGGAGGGTGCTGTCTTTGTCCTCACCATCCCCCGAGCCCATCCAACCTCTACTGAGGTTTCGCTCCCCCTCGCCGCCTAGCCCAAGGAACCTGACAGTTTATGAGTAAGATTTTGATTGCAGAAGACGAAGACGGACTCCGGATGCTCCTGGAGCGCCAGCTCACCCGCTCGGGCTACACGGTCCATACCGCCCAAGACGGCCAAGCCGCACTGGAGGCGCTCCTACGGGAGCCCTTTGATCTGGTCATCTCGGACATGAAGATGCCCCGGCTCGATGGCATGGGCCTGCTCCGAGAGGCGCAGGAGCGGCACCTGCCCATCGACTTCGTGGTCCTCACGGGCCATGGGAGCCTGGAGGGCGCGGTGGAGGCGTTTAAGAACGGCAATGTCGCCGACTACCTCCTCAAGCCGCTTGAGGACATCCGTATGCTCAGCCGTATTGTCGCCAAGGCACTGGAGGCGCGCCGGCTCAAGGAAGAGAACGCACGCCTCAGCACCGCGCTCCCCGAGACACGCCAGCTTGAGCAGCTTCTAGAGCTCACCGAGTGCTATCTCAGCCTCGTGCAGGACCGCCAGCTCAGTGTGGAAGAGGCGCTGGTCGCGCTCCCCCAGGAAGCCCCTCCCGGTGTGGCCCCCAGCCTAACCAAGGCCTTCATTACCATGGCACGCCAGCGCATTGCCTCCCCCCCAGAGCTTGCCCTCGCCGCCTGATCCGCTCCGTTTTTCATCCTTCTGTCGGAGATCGGTGTGACGAAACCGCCAGGACGGAGATCGTCCGGCTATGGGCGCTACGCGCCGCCTCCTCGTACCTCGTCGGTATTAGATTATTCCGAGCGGAGCGAGGCGGCGCGAAGCGCCCCAAAGCCCCGAGGTTTACCGTCGAGGGTAATCACGCGATTTCCATCAAAAAAAATTCCGGCCGTTTTATCAGATTCGGGGGTGCGGAGCCGTTATAGGGGCGAAAGGATGCACTGCATGTACGCCCACCGCTCCCCCCGGCTCCGAAAGCTCGCTCCCGAGCCCGTCACCCAAGCAAGATCGCGGCGAAAGTCCCCCAGCCCCGCAGAGTCCGCTCTCTGGCAAGCGCTCCGGGGACGCCAGGTCTGTGGGGCAAAGTTCCGCCGTCAGCACTCTGTGGGGAGCTTTATCCTCGATTTTTGGTGCCCCGAGCACCGCCTCGCCATCGAAGTGGAGGACGATACCCCCGAGCAGGTCGCCGTGGAGAGCGAGCGCCAGTTCTGGCTGGAGGCGCATGATATCCGCCTTCTCCGGATCCGAAGCGACGATATCCTCTTCCAGCCGGAGGCGGTACTGCGACGTATCTCAGGCACCCTGACGCCACCGTGAGCGCGACAAGCCGGGTACAATTTCCTTATGATCGCTGGCTTCGGACTCATCAACAAAGACTTTATTGCAGTTGTTCCTTCCTGGGAACACGACACCAAAGTGCGGGCGACCCACTATTTTGAGCAAGTCGGGGGCCCGGTTCCGGTGGCACTCACGGTCGTGGCGAAGCTGGGAGGGCTCTCCTGTGTCCATCTCGGCGTGGTAGGTGACGACCGCGATGCCGACGACCTAGGGCGCTACCTAGACGAGCAAGGGGTCTCCCCAGACCTCTTTCGTGCCCCCGGTGTGCTCACCAGCCGCTCCCTGGTCCTTCTCGATTCCCGTGATGGCTCGCGCACGCTGGCAAACTACGCCGAAGAGCTCCCCGCCCTCTCCTTCACCGACGCCCACGCTGAGCTCCTCAGCCAGGTCAGCCTGCTCCATATCGATGGCCGTGACCTCGCGGGGGCACTCCACGCCGCTTCGCTCGTCAAGGCCGCAGGAGGAGCCGTCTCCCTCGATCTGGGAACCATGCGCCCTGGCCGCGAAGCCCTCTTCCCCCTCTGCGAGATTGTCCTTGCGAGCAAGGGCGGGGGTGCTGGTGCCTTCCCCCAGCACGCCGACGATCCCGCGGCGCAGGTGCGTGGGTTCCTCGATGCAGGCGTCAAAGTCGCCGGTGTGACGCTCGCGGAGAAAGGCGTGATGATCGCCACCCAGGAGCAGCCCGAGCCGGTCTTCCTGCCCGCGTTCCCGATCGAGAGAGTCGTCGACACGTGTGGTGCGGGCGATGTGTTTCATGGAGCCTTCTGCTGGGCACATACCACGGGAATGCCCGCCCACCAAGCCGCTAACTTCGCCCAGGCCACGGTCGCGCTACGGATTCAGCAGTACGGCAACCGCGCCGGCATCCCCACACGAGAGGCTGTCGAGGCGTTTCTGAGCAGTAGGTAGGAGCGGGCACTCCCCCCGCATATTTGGCACTCCCCCCCGGGCACTCCCCCCGGCCTCCGCTCGTTCCTCGCTCTGGCCGACCCCCTCTCCCTCTGGTTCCGCGTTCCGCGGGAGGAGAGGGGGTGCGCTACTCAACCCGCCCCCTTCTCCCCCTCCCTTCGTCCCCGCGAAGCGGGAAACAGAGCGAAGGGAGGGGGCCGGGGGGAGGGATGCCGCTGTATACTTCACCATGATCTTCGCTAAGCTCTTTCCCCTTGGCTACGGTGCCGGCTCGCTGGGCACGGCGCTCTCGGGCGATTCCGCGGTGCGCCACGTGGCGGCCTATCTGGAGGCAGGAGGGAATGTCTTTGACACGGCCCATGTCTATGCGTGCTGGCAGCCGGGCGGTGTTGGGGCGAGCGAGCGGGAGCTGGGGCGGGTATTGAAGCAGCTGGGGACGCTTGAGAGCGCATTTATCGTCACCAAAGGCGGTCACCCCGCCTTTGGCACGGAGTATCCCCGCCCGGAGCACTTTCTCGCGCCAGAGGTGCTTGAAAAAGACATCACGGAGAGCTGCGAGCGCCTTGGGGTGGAGCGCATTCCGCTCTACCTGCTCCACCGCGACGATGGCGTCACGCCCGTGGCGGAGCTTCTGGAGCCGCTCCAAGACCCACGTTTGGGGGCAATCGGGGTGAGCAATTGGTCGGTGGAGCGCATCATGGAGGCCAATGCTGTGGCCACGGAGCGCGGCTGGCGTGGCTTTGTCACCAACCAGATTCAGGGGAGCCTCGCCACGCCGAGCTGGCCCATCACCGACGATCCCACGACCCGCTACCTGACAGAGAGAGAGCTTGATTTCGGCCTGCCCCTGATGTTCTACTCCGCCACTGCCGGTGGCTACTTCGCCGGAAAGAGCAGCAAGCTCTACGACTCGCCCGAGAACGCCACAAGGCGCGCGCGTGCCCAGCAGCTTGCGGAGAGATACGGCGCGACAGCAACCCAAGTGGCGCTTGCGTGGCTACGGAGCCTGCCCCTCCCGACGATCCCGCTCTTTGGGACCACCAGCGAAGCGCATCTTCAGGAGCTTCTTGGGGCGGTGTCTCTGAGACTCACGCCCGACGAAGCCCAGTGGCTTACTGAAGGCGGTACCAGCGCACGAACTTGACGGGCGTGGAGAACCAGGCGTCTTTGGGGTCCGGGGCGGTCTTTTGGACTACCGCAAACTTGCCCTTGGGATCGGCGTTGATCCAGGTCTTCTCGCCCAGGTAGGCCAGGATATGGGCACCGCTCATGGTCACCGCAAGGTCGCCGGGGTGGAGCTCGCGGTAGTCTGCGGTGTTGAGCGTGGTGTTCTCTCGGAGGACATAGGTGCGCCCGCTGTAGCCGCGACCGATCTCTTTGGCCGTGGTGTCGTACCACCAGAGGGCAGCGCCAGCACGCAGGAGCCCCAGGTCCTGGGTCTTCCAGCCCTCGGAGAAGCAGGTGTCGATCATCGCGGCACGGATCAGCCCGGAGCAGTCTATGCCCCGAATGCTCTCGCCGCCCCAGCGGTACGGGACACCGTCGTAGCGCTTGAGCGCGGTGGTATAGGCCTGCTGCATCCGTTCCCCCCCATTGGGGTTGCGGTAGGGCAGGAGCGCGAGCCCAAGCGCTCCCACGAGCGGCAGGAGAAAGAGCACGCGTGTCAGCAGTGTCTGCCAGAAGAGAAAGAGCCCTGCCGCCCAGGTCACAAAGACACTGCCGACCAGCAAGCGGCGGAGCGCTCCGTCTTGGTTGGGTACGAGAGCGAGCACCATACAGAGAACGAGCAGTGCTCCCCAGGCAATAAGCTTGATCCGTCGTCGTCGGCGTCTCGTTATCATCGCGAGATTACTCCGTCGTCTTGCTGAGCCGTCGCCGCAGGCCGCGCTTCCAGACCGCGGCCAGCTCTGGCACCGCAAGGAGGCGCTCGATCAGCTCCGTGTCGAGCGTCTCGCCCAAGAGGGCACGGTTGGCGTCATCTACGGTGAGCCCATGCTCTGAGCGGCTCTCCAGCGTGAGCACATCGCCTGCCTGCACCGTCCCGGGAGTGAGGACGCGCAGGTACCAGCCGGACTTGCCCGTGGCCATCACCGCTTTGAGGAACCCCTTGAGCCCCAGCTTGCGCTCCTGCTTGCTACACGGGAAGCGCGGCTGCGAGACCTGAACCTGCGCCGTGCCCACCGTGTAGATATCCCCGATACAGACCGTCGTCTCGTCGTCGCCAATAAGGGTCCAGTTCTCCCCGACGGCACCGGGGGAAAGCACCACGCCATAGACCGCACTCCAGTGGGTATGGTGCGCCAGCGGATGGACACAAACGGCCTGGTCCTTCGAGCCATGGTGCTTCGTGTCCGCGACTTTATCCCCATCGAGCCCCCGCAGCCCGAGCGCCACCGGCCCGACCACCGGCTCACGGTAGATCGCGGTGCGCCACTCGCCCTTGCTATCGGTTCGGGTTTGTGGCTGCCCAATCAGCTGCGTGTGGATCGTCAGGCTCATACCGAGAGGCCATGCCCTCTTAGGACGCCCAAGATAGTCTCGCTCTCTTTCTCGTTGCAGTCCACGAGCGGCAGGCGCACGGGGCCGACTTTCTTACCGAGTGTCCGTAGTGCCAGCTTGGTCGGGGCGGGCGACGGCGTCGAGAACATGATCTTGGCGATGGGCAGTGTCTTGAGGAAGAGCTCCGCGGCCTCCGTGGACTTTCCGGCAAACCAGGTGTCGCAGATCGCCTTGAACTCGGGGCCGATCACGTGTGCGATCACGCTCACCATGCCCGCTCCGCCCAGTGCCAAGGTCGGCAGCAAGTTCGCATCGTCGCCGGAGTACACATCAAAGCTCGGGGGCGTGACACGGAGCACCTCGGCGAACTGGCTGATGTCTGGGGTGGCCTCCTTGATCGCGACAATAGTCGGGCAGTCAGCGGCGAGGCGCGCCGTGGTCGCGGGCTCCAGGTTGGTGATGGTCCGTGTGGGGACGTTGTAGAGCATCACGGGCAGGTCGGTGGCGCTGGCCACGGCCTTGAAGTGCTGGTAGAGCCCCTCCTGGCTGGGCTTGTTGTAGTAGGGCACCACGGCAAGAAGCGCGCCCGCACCCGCCGCCTTGGCATCGTGGGCCGCCTCGATCACCTCCGCAGTGTTGTTGCCCCCCACCCCCGCGATCACTTTCTCGGAGCCAATCGCCTCGACAATCGCCTTCACCAGCGCCGCTTTCTCTTTCGGCGAGGTGGTCGGGGACTCGCCGGTGGTGCCATTGATCACCAGCGCATCCGAGCCATGGGCCAGCAGCCACTTCGCCAGCGCCACGGCCTCCACAAAGTCCACCTGGTTGTCCGCACCAAAAGGCGTCACCATCGCCGTCACAATATGCCCCCATCGGGCCTGCATTCCACGCATCATTTACCTCTCTTTGACATAAAACACTCTTGATGGCAGTATGTCACGCACACGCACTCCATGAATTCCGTTCACAAAGAAGATGGGCCAGATCGTCCCCGTTTCCTCATGTATCTCGCTCGTGGTGTAAACTCCCGACTCTTTATGTCGGAAGGCGAGAACCCGCCTCCTGGAAACGTCAATCAGATAAAACTCAGCAATCCCCACACGAGCATAGGCTTGGGCTCTTAGCTCCGCCATCTCTTGTGGCAGAACATCAACTACCACAGAATCCTCAAAGTCAGTCAGATGAAAGTCCGCAATGAGATAGTCTGTGCCATTTTCTCGTGGATCAGAGATTCGCTTATGCTCGGTGATTCTCTCTGGACGAAATCTTGCCAAAACACGCCCGCAAATTCTCTCGCGTTCTTGTTGATTCTCTGGGCGCTGGTAGAGCAGTCCAGAGATCAACTCCATCCGGGAGATTCTCTCTGGGAACAGCGCTTCAAACCGAGGCCAATCCTCACAAGTCCATGTCAGCGGGTGTGGATGTGGTGCACACTCCAGCGGCTGTGAGAGAACTTCGGGCATGCCCTAAATTACTCCTCGCTGGATTAAAAGCTCCGCGATCTGGTAGCCGTTGAGGGCCGCGCCCTTGAGAATCTGGTCGCCCGCCACGAAGAGATCGAGCGCCTTGGGGTGCGAGAGGTCCTCACGAATCCGCCCGACAAGACACTCATCGCGTCCGGTCGCATCCACTGGCATGGGGAAGGTGTTGCTCTCGCGGTCGTCCACCAGAATCACGCCCGGAAACGCGGCAATGGCGGCGCGGGCTTCGTCCACGGTAGGCCGCTCGCCCACAAACTCGATATTGACGCTCTCGCTGTGCGCCCGAAGCACGGGAACCCGAACACAGGTAGCGGTGACAGCGAGCTCGGGGGCGTGGAGGATCTTGCGGGTCTCCTTGACCATCTTGAGCTCCTCCTCGTTGTAGCCGGTCTCGTTGATCGCGGTGTTGTGCGAGAAGAGATTGAACGCCACTTGGTGGGGGAAGATCTCCTTGGTCGGGGGCTTTCCGGCCAGCAGCTCGCCTGCCTGCACTTCGAGCTCGCGCATCGCCGCTGCGCCCGCACCCGACGCCGCCTGGTAGGTGCTGACCACGACACGCTTCACAGGCCACTTCTGGTGCAGCGGGGTCAGGGCCATCAGCAGGATAATGGTCGAGCAGTTCGGGTTGGCGATAATGCCCTTGTGCGCCAGGACATCGTCGGGGTTGACCTCGGGGACAACCAGGGGGACATCGGGGTCCATGCGAAACGCCGACGAGTTATCGATCACCACGGCTCCCGCTTTCACTGCTGCCTGCGCGTACTGTTTCGAGCGCCCGCCGCCTGCGGAGAAGAACGCGATATCGCAGCCCGTAAACGAGTCCTCGGTCAGCTCGGCGACCGGAAGCTCCTCGCCCTTAAACATGATCGTCTTGCCGACCGAGCGCGCCGATGCCAGCAAGGTAAGGGAGGCGAGCGGGAAGTCCCGCTCCTCCAATAACTTCAAAAACTCCGCCCCGACCGCGCCTGTCGCGCCCGCCAGAGCCACATGGTATTGCTTCATTGCAAGCCATGATACCGCACGCCAAATCGTCGGGCGAGGGGCCGGTGGGTGTGCGGGGATTGGAAATCCCCGGCACCAGGGAGAGAGCGCCCCGTGGGCGCGGAGAATAGACTTCGTCGCCTACGAATACAGCTCGGTTTCAGAGAGTCGTCGAAGTTCAAAAGCAGCAGGGATGGCAACCGTCCCAACCCACTTTTGAAAGTCCACCGCTACCCGAGAAGTGCCACCAAGAGTGCGGTGCAGGTTTTATGCATTTTTATCTTCGAGCTTTATCGTCCTTGGGAACCCCTCGAACTGCCCACCTCCATGTCGCCACATCTCAAAGGTCGCCTCACGGGTCTTCTTGTTCAGGCGGATAATGCCATAGCCAGAGCCTTTTTTGTGTGCTACTTCGTCCGGGGGGACTGTACCGCCGACTTCTTTGAGAGTGTTGCTCCCCTTCTCTGGATTCGCCGCTGCCAGCACCGTGAGCTTATGCCCGAAGCTATCGGTGAAGCGCCCGGTGACACTGGCTCCCTCAGGCCACCAGGCACGCGGCCAGCCGTTGGCGGTGCCGGGAACCATAAATGCCAGCGGGCCATCGTCCCAGTCGTCGATACCGTGCCGCAATAAAATCCCGCTGTGCTGATCCCCGGCGAGCATCAGCACGGTCGGACGGAGCGCCGTGAGTGCCCGCCGCCGCCCGGACTGTGGCCAAGCGTTACAGTCCAGGTCGAGCTTAATGGGATTGAGTTGTGGCCCCGAGTGCGTCGTCGCATGGCAGAAGATCGTCTGGGAGACAACGATCTTAAACGGAGCGGGCTCTTTGGCCCAGCGCACCAGAAAGCGCTCCTGGCGCTCGCCCAGGAGCTGTGCGCCGGGGATATCGAGCACCTTGGGGTCGGTCTTGGCCTGCTGGCGAAGCGCTGGGGAGACGACAGCATCGGGGCCGGTCTTGAACTTGCGGTCCTCGATTACGGCGAAGTCCACGCCGCCGTACTTGAGCTGGGTAAAGTACACCCCGATGCCTTGCGCGATTGGGGCCGGGTCGATCGGGTCAGGCAGGTGCCCGGTCTGGGTGCGCTGGACGACACCCACCCACTCGGCAGGCATGACGTAGCCGCCGTTTTCTTGTTTGCCATTGGGCGCGGGCCGCCCGCCCTGTCCCCAGACATTGCCCTGGAAGACATCGTGGTCGTCGGGCAGAATAATGGAAGGTCGGTCTTTGAGCAGCTCGCGCCACATCCAGCCAAAGTGCCAGAACTTTCGTAAGTAGTCCAGCGTTGCGCGATCGGTGGGCTTGCGGATAATCCCAAAGCCGCCGTAGTTCTCGTAGATCTGGTCGCCTAAGAAACAGAGGAGATCCGGGTTCTGCTTCGCCACCATTGCTGTAAGCCGTGCCTGCGGGAAGACATAGCCATGATCGCAGGAGAGCACGCCCACCGAGAGGGTCTCTCGATCCACTGGGTCACGTCTAAGCGTCCCTTCCCAGTGATAGTCTTTGCCCTGCCACGTATAGGCAACCCGATAGGCCGTATCTGCGCCTGCCTTCCAGCCAGGAACGCGAAAGAGTGCTGTGCTCGAGAGTGGCTCCACGGTGGCATCGCTGAGCTTCTCCCAGCCCGCACCACGCCTGACCTCCAGCCGGACGGTCTGGCTGTCGGATTTTTCCAGGGGGGGCAAGAGCGCCAGGAGCTTGAGCACGCTGCCCGAGAGCGTGTACTGTGTCCAGAGCAGCGGTCCAAATGCGCGTTCGGGAGCCCCCTCTAGTTTCTCGCCCTCTGCCTTGAAATCCGCATAGCGCCAGCGGAGAATCGGCTGGTTGTTGCCCTCGGGCTGGTTGCGCGGCGCCTCGGCGAGGAGGGCGATATTGCCGTGTAGTACTGCTGCCTCGAGCATCGCCCCAAGACGGACTGTCTTCTCGCCCTGTGTCCCGGTGAGTGTCGCCACGCCCCCCGCCCCAATGCTCAGCTTCAGCGTGACCGCTTGCTTGGTATCCAGAGGCTCTGCGCTCACCATCTCCCCGAAAAAGAGTTTTCCATCCGCCCGAATGCCCGCTTCGTGCTTGTGCTGGTAGTGCCAGAGCGCGTGGCGAAAGTCATCGAGCTGGCCGCGCAGGGCAAAGGCAAATCCCGCCCGCACCGCCGCTGGCTGTGCCGGAGCACCGTCGAGGCGCACGGTCACCGAGAGCGTGAAGGTGCTTGGTTTTTCGGTGAGCGCATGGCTTAGCAGGTGCAGCAAGCGCCCCTTGGCCGCCAAGGCTACGACCTCGTTGTCCTCCACGCTCCAGTCCTGGAGCGGCGCCGCCCAGAACTCTGGCCCCACCCAGCGGCGGGTGCCCTTCCAGTCACTCTGAAAAATACTCATAGCTTCTTTCCTGCCAGCGGGGCATTGGTGGATTTTATCCACGCCAGTAAGTCCTTGAGGAGCTCGTCGCGCTTGCTGGGGTTGGTATCGGCAAGGTTGCTGCGTTCCCCAATATCGTCCTTGAGGTTGTAGAGTTCCAGTGCATTCTTTCCGCCATCGAGCACCCACTCCTCGTGGTAGAGGTGCAACTTCCAGTCGCCCTTGCGAATAACACTAATGGGGCGGGTGCGGAAGTCTTTGTCACGGCCTCGGATTACCGGGTCGTTGAGATAGCCAGGGAAGTGCCAGAAGATCGCTTGGCGCTTGAGGGTGCTACCACCTTTGAGAAGTGGGACGAGGCTCTCGCCATCAAGCAGCTTAGGAGGCTTGGCTCCGGCTGCTTCGAGAAACGTCGGGTAGAAATCGATGTTGATAACAGGCGTCGCGCAGACGCTGCCAGGCTTGGTGACACCGGGCCAGCGCACGATCAGAGGCTCGCGGATGCCCCCTTCGTAGTAGCCGCCTTTGCTTCCTCGGAGCGGCTCTTGCGACGACTGCTGGGTTGCGCCATTGTCCGACGTGAAGACGACGATTGTGTTTTTCGCTAGGTTTAGCTCCTTGAGCTTTTTGAGAAGTATGTCTATGCTGGAGTCCAAGGCAGCGACACACGCAGCATACTTCGCATTTCTCTGCTCTATGCCGGGAGTTTTTGCCTTGAACTTCGCCAGAGTGCCTGGCTGGGCTTGGAGTGGTGAGTGAATCCCGTGGTGGGCGAGATAGACAAAAAACGGCTTAGCCTTGTTCTTCTCGATAAACGCACAGGCTTTGTTCGTGAGCGTAAAGACCCCCTTGGGATCACTGGGAGGCCCTGTCTGGTTGCCCTCGCCCCCTTCTTTGAGAGGACCATTTCCAAAGGAGTCGTAGGTCTCGTCGAAGCCCTGTTGTGACGGCAGTGCGCCTTCTGTGGGATGCATGAGGTGCCACTTGCCAAAGTGCCCCGTGGCATAGCCTGCCGATTTCAGGGCATCGGCGAGCGTGATGTTCTCCTCGAGCAAACCCTGCTTATTGGGGTAGGGCACCAGACGCATCAGCTCCTTCGGCCCTCGGTTCGTGCTGTCTACGGCGTAGACCCCGTGCCGTGGCCCGTAGGTTCCCGAGAGCAAGCACGCCCGGCTCGGGGCGCAGTTTCCCGCCGCAGCGTAGGCATGGGTGAAGACCATCCCCTCTTTAGCGAAGCGATCAATCACCGGCGTCTCGTAGAAGTCCGAGCCCTGGTAGCCGACATCGCGCCAGCCCAGATCATCGGCAAAGATAAAGACAATGTTGGGCTGACCTGGTCCCCTCGCCCCCGCAGGGCGGGGGAATAGTAGGGTGAGGAGCGTGAGAAAAACAATGAGTGTCCGTTGCATCGGAGTTACTTCTCCCCCAGATCACTGTAGAAGAGGAGTTCGAAGCCTGTCGGGGCGCTCTTGCGGAGCTGCTCTATGCGCGCCGCCTCTCCTTCGAGTTTCCCCGGCTTTATGGCTTCTGCCTCGTAGACCCAGAGCTCACAGAGCAGGGCGTTGGGGCCGACGATGCGATCTATAAGGACTTTCAGTGCTGTCCCCGAGAGTCCTGATGGAATGTCCACAACCAGCTCCTGTGGCTTCTGCCTCTTGCCTTTCCAGGCCGGAAGCTCGGTGTCGGGAACGACGCCGACTGCTCCCGTACCATCAGCGTTGGCGACCCGTACGCGCTGCGTACGGCCACGCCCGCCCCAGTCCCACCAAGAGAAGCCAATCTTATGTGCTTTTCCCGGAGCGAGGCCAGAAATAAGGAGCTCAACAGACGAATGGTGCTGCACTGACGAGCCAAACCAGGGGGCTACCTCCGTGGTGAAGTCAGGCGGGGTGTAGGCACGCCCTGCGAGAGTGGTGATCCCTGGCCCGCTAGATACTGCCGTCGTAACGATAGCCTTTGCTTCAGCTTCGTAGGAGCGTGGGTTTCCCGGCTGTGGCGTGTGCTCGCTCGCCATCAGTGCCTTCATCCGTGCCAGCAGTGTTGCGTGCTTGGGGTCACCGGCGAGATCGTGGTCCTCATGGGGATCGGTGACGACGTTGTAGAGCTTCAGCGGGGTGCTGGCGTCTTTGATCTGCACGCGAAGCCCCACGAAATCCCCGATACGCACGGCCTGCTGGTCGCCCCAAGGGTCGGGACCCGTATTGGGAAAGCCGTGGCGGCCCAGCACCTCACGGTCGGTCTTGAGGTTGCTAGGGCCATGAAACTCCCAGTAGAGAAAGTCGTGGGGCTTCTGCACGCCCTTCCCCGTGACACTCGCTGCGAGGGAGAGACCGTCGGTGCCGGAAGGCACTTTGGCTCCTGCGAGCTCAGCAAAGGTAGCCAGCCAGTCGTAGTGGGCGCTGGGCAAGGAGACCGCGCCAGGCTTGACGACTCCTGGCCCCCAGACAATCGTCGGCTCTCGCATCCCACCTTCGTAAAGATCGCGCTTGAAGCCATCGTGTGGCCCCCAAGAGCGGAAAACCTGTGGATCTTTGGCAGGGCCATTGTCGGAGGTAAAGACAATCAGTGTATTTTTGTCCAAGCCCTGCTTTTGGAGCGTTGCTCTCAGGTCGCCCATCGCAGCGTCTAAGCGCCGAATCATCGTGGCGTAGCGCTTCTCCCAGTCCGTCCACTCCGCAGGAAGTGTAGGATCGAGCCAGGCGTTTTTCTGCGCGGGGTTGGTCATTAGTGGCAGCGAGACACCGCCAGTTGGGTACGGGCCGTCGGGCACTTGATAGGCCATGTGCGGCGCAATATAGGCTAGGTAGAGAAAGAAGGGCTGCTTGGGGTTCTTGGCTGTCTGCTCGGCGATATAGGCTTTCGCTTTGGCGGTGTAGAGATCCGTGGAGTAGCTGTCCTTGAACTGCTCGGTAACGTCCTTCGTTCCCTCGAAGATCGGGTGCTGCGTATCGGGGTAGTGGACGTGCCCGTCGCTGTGGCCGTAGAGCCCGAACCAGTGGTCGAAGCCGCGCTTCTCCGGGTGGGCGGGCATGTCCTTCTTGCCGCCCCCAATCCCCCACTTGCCCACGGAATAGGTCGCGTAGCCAGCCGCTTTTAGGACGCTCGCCATGGTCGGGGCCTCGGCCA from Armatimonas rosea includes the following:
- a CDS encoding sensor histidine kinase yields the protein MKALRKTFKPLRRMGWALFLALAYFVATWLLLPGFPGDEDKVIQLRNNITTGAGDFLGALLSLSGLWTIRKQLRRGRGRLPWASVTLAAACASLGIADSLWGWMEWHDLDPFPSVADFFSLGLIPLVLISVLLLPAHRLPSSQRIRILLDGLVGLTALFTFSWRFLISPTLLDESKIGLASKAVGIAYPIGDLLLASCLMILMIRAGKTLKGAGLTYICLGIASLLVVDSFFLYMTLQGTYQSGTVLDLLWPLCCLCLGLGGRGLALHMASNRLHPPDSLQDESALSTPGRTAIPYLLVPFSGIFFFTSLLEHQDQTIEMIGMCISGALLVGLILLRQFIALQDNWQLVRKTQEDAHSLKSLNAELRATQAELVHSAKMASLGTLSAGVAHELNQPIAIVRGISQQLQDEPDLSTFVLEDLQQIEKQTGRMMRIITHLRTFCRTEGHDTSTSSLSTLIDNCMILIGAQLKARGVAVTITAPPEPMEVYANANEIEQILLNLVTNARDALENTPNPELRLTISCTQDFVVLQCADNGPGIAPDALLHLFEPFFTTKEVGKGMGLGLSISENLAKKNGGSLTAHSEEGAVFVLTIPRAHPTSTEVSLPLAA
- a CDS encoding MOSC domain-containing protein, translated to MSLTIHTQLIGQPQTRTDSKGEWRTAIYREPVVGPVALGLRGLDGDKVADTKHHGSKDQAVCVHPLAHHTHWSAVYGVVLSPGAVGENWTLIGDDETTVCIGDIYTVGTAQVQVSQPRFPCSKQERKLGLKGFLKAVMATGKSGWYLRVLTPGTVQAGDVLTLESRSEHGLTVDDANRALLGETLDTELIERLLAVPELAAVWKRGLRRRLSKTTE
- a CDS encoding aldo/keto reductase, which gives rise to MIFAKLFPLGYGAGSLGTALSGDSAVRHVAAYLEAGGNVFDTAHVYACWQPGGVGASERELGRVLKQLGTLESAFIVTKGGHPAFGTEYPRPEHFLAPEVLEKDITESCERLGVERIPLYLLHRDDGVTPVAELLEPLQDPRLGAIGVSNWSVERIMEANAVATERGWRGFVTNQIQGSLATPSWPITDDPTTRYLTERELDFGLPLMFYSATAGGYFAGKSSKLYDSPENATRRARAQQLAERYGATATQVALAWLRSLPLPTIPLFGTTSEAHLQELLGAVSLRLTPDEAQWLTEGGTSART
- a CDS encoding response regulator, whose protein sequence is MSKILIAEDEDGLRMLLERQLTRSGYTVHTAQDGQAALEALLREPFDLVISDMKMPRLDGMGLLREAQERHLPIDFVVLTGHGSLEGAVEAFKNGNVADYLLKPLEDIRMLSRIVAKALEARRLKEENARLSTALPETRQLEQLLELTECYLSLVQDRQLSVEEALVALPQEAPPGVAPSLTKAFITMARQRIASPPELALAA
- a CDS encoding carbohydrate kinase family protein, with protein sequence MIAGFGLINKDFIAVVPSWEHDTKVRATHYFEQVGGPVPVALTVVAKLGGLSCVHLGVVGDDRDADDLGRYLDEQGVSPDLFRAPGVLTSRSLVLLDSRDGSRTLANYAEELPALSFTDAHAELLSQVSLLHIDGRDLAGALHAASLVKAAGGAVSLDLGTMRPGREALFPLCEIVLASKGGGAGAFPQHADDPAAQVRGFLDAGVKVAGVTLAEKGVMIATQEQPEPVFLPAFPIERVVDTCGAGDVFHGAFCWAHTTGMPAHQAANFAQATVALRIQQYGNRAGIPTREAVEAFLSSR
- a CDS encoding endonuclease domain-containing protein; this encodes MYAHRSPRLRKLAPEPVTQARSRRKSPSPAESALWQALRGRQVCGAKFRRQHSVGSFILDFWCPEHRLAIEVEDDTPEQVAVESERQFWLEAHDIRLLRIRSDDILFQPEAVLRRISGTLTPP
- a CDS encoding NlpC/P60 family protein: MITRRRRRRIKLIAWGALLVLCMVLALVPNQDGALRRLLVGSVFVTWAAGLFLFWQTLLTRVLFLLPLVGALGLALLPYRNPNGGERMQQAYTTALKRYDGVPYRWGGESIRGIDCSGLIRAAMIDTCFSEGWKTQDLGLLRAGAALWWYDTTAKEIGRGYSGRTYVLRENTTLNTADYRELHPGDLAVTMSGAHILAYLGEKTWINADPKGKFAVVQKTAPDPKDAWFSTPVKFVRWYRLQ